The sequence below is a genomic window from Chthoniobacterales bacterium.
CAGCTGCGCGACGGCGGGTTCATCTATCCCTCCCCGCATTCCCGTCGCGACGTCGAGCAGGCGGCCACCGCTCCTCACGAAGAAGAACCGATCTTTCCGACCGAATGGCGCCGTCCCGCCGCCGACGCGCTGGCCTGGGAACACCCCGCTGGCACGAACTGGCGCTTCCGCGTGCCGGATGGCGAGACGATGGCCTTCGTCGATGGCCGGTGCGGCCCCACCGAGCGCGTCGCCGGCCGCGATTTCGGCGATTTCGTGATCTGGCGCCGCGACGATGTGCCCGCCTACGAACTCGCCGTGGTCGCCGATGACATCGCGATGGGAATCACCGAAGTCGTCCGCGGCGAAGACCTCCTTACCTCCACCGCCCGTCAGATGCTGATTTACCGAGCCCTCGGCGCAACGCCGCCGGCCTTCTTCCATTGTCCGCTCGTGCGCGACGCCTCCGGGCGCCGGCTCGCCAAGCGCGACGCGGCCCTCAGCCTGCGCGCCCTGCGCGAGGCCGGCTGCGATCCCCATCGATTACCCGTCGCACCGCCCGCGCAATCCTGAGGGCGTTGGGCGAGTCCGCGTGCACGCAGATCGTATCGCCCCGCAATCCCGGCACGCGACTCGCAACCTCGCGCGGATCGAGAATCAGATCGCCAGGTTCGCCCCGCGGAACGAGCGACCCATCCGGCCGATAGCCGCGCTCGGCGAACACCTCCGCCAGGGCGCGCACTCCCGCCGTTCGCGCAGTGGCGACCACCCGCCCACCGGCTTGCGCGACAATCGCCGTCCGTGGAAAAATTCCTCCGATGGTCTCCACGTAGACCTGCGCCAGCGTGGAAGACCTCTCCACCGCGTGATACAGCGCACCGTGGAGCTTCACGTGGTGCAATTTCGCGCCGGCCGTCCGGCACATCGCGGCAAACCCGCCCACCTGCTGCACGAGCAGCAGCGCCAGCGCCTCGGGCGTCACATCCGCCTCTCCGCGGCCAAACTCCCCGGCGAGACCGGGGTGAGCACCAACCTTCACGCCCTCCGCCCGCGCTCGCTCGATCACGAGATACATCGAGGCCGCCGTGCCGGCATGGCCACCACAGGCGATATTCGCAAGGTCCACGAGCCCCAGCAGCGCCCGGGTGCGGGCCATCGACTCGTCCTCTCCGAGATCGGCATTCAACGTCATTGCGCGCATACCATGCGGAATCGCACGCCCGGCCGGCATTGTGCCAGCCAGGAAAGCGACTCTCCGTCGACGATGCCGATTTTCGGATAGCCGCCCACGGTCGGTCCGTCGCGCATCGTCACGATCGGCTGGCCATTCGGAGGCACCTGGATCGAGCCGACAAGCACCGGCTCGCTGCGCAGTTCGCCGGCCGGAGCATTCATCCGCGCGCCTTCCAGCCGGTAACCCACGCGGTCGCTGCGGTTCGAGACCTCCCAGTCCGCGCTGAAAAATCCGGCCCGCTCCATGCCGTCGAACCCTTCCCACTGCGGCCCGGGCCACACGCGCATCGGCGGTGGGTCGGCATAATTCCGCCGCTCGCTCCAATACACCCACGCGTCGCCGATCCTTGCACCGGTAGCCTCGCCGTTCGCCCCGAGCCGGTCGCCGGACATCAGGTCCCGTCCGATCCCACCTCGCGGATACGCGCTCACGCTGCCGAGCAGGCATTCGCCGGCAAAGCCGCCCTCGACCG
It includes:
- a CDS encoding 5-oxoprolinase subunit PxpA yields the protein MRAMTLNADLGEDESMARTRALLGLVDLANIACGGHAGTAASMYLVIERARAEGVKVGAHPGLAGEFGRGEADVTPEALALLLVQQVGGFAAMCRTAGAKLHHVKLHGALYHAVERSSTLAQVYVETIGGIFPRTAIVAQAGGRVVATARTAGVRALAEVFAERGYRPDGSLVPRGEPGDLILDPREVASRVPGLRGDTICVHADSPNALRIARAVRRVIDGDRSRPRAGRAG
- a CDS encoding glutamate--tRNA ligase family protein; its protein translation is MSNYRGRIAPTPTGLLHAGHAGTFRLAHDRARAAGGHLILRVEDLDPPRCRPEFTAACLEDLAWLGLSCDEGPIFQSQRREVFLEAWRQLRDGGFIYPSPHSRRDVEQAATAPHEEEPIFPTEWRRPAADALAWEHPAGTNWRFRVPDGETMAFVDGRCGPTERVAGRDFGDFVIWRRDDVPAYELAVVADDIAMGITEVVRGEDLLTSTARQMLIYRALGATPPAFFHCPLVRDASGRRLAKRDAALSLRALREAGCDPHRLPVAPPAQS
- a CDS encoding biotin-dependent carboxyltransferase family protein, coding for MEVLEIIKTGLGASLQDLGRRGWKRFGVPPSGVMDPHAAAWANRLVGNPESAPVLELLMQGAEFHVLKTRRFAVAGAEAGAVVPAWCARTLEAGERLAFPRNQSGLWTYLAVEGGFAGECLLGSVSAYPRGGIGRDLMSGDRLGANGEATGARIGDAWVYWSERRNYADPPPMRVWPGPQWEGFDGMERAGFFSADWEVSNRSDRVGYRLEGARMNAPAGELRSEPVLVGSIQVPPNGQPIVTMRDGPTVGGYPKIGIVDGESLSWLAQCRPGVRFRMVCAQ